A segment of the Sphingobium amiense genome:
CATCTCTGGGTCGCGCTCAAGCATGAGATCACCTATCGGCGTCCGACCTTTCTCGACGACCGCGTCATCGCCGCGGTCCTGCTGGAAAAGGTTCAGGGCGCCCGCGCCTTCTACGATACGGTGATCCGCCGAGGCGAAGAGGTGCTCGCCGAAGTGAAGTCGAGCTGGTGCTGCATCGATGCGGCCACCCTGCGTCCCGCCCGCCTGGCGCGGGAGGTGATCCAGCACTTTTTCACCGCCGATCCCCCTGGCGCTGCAGCTTGAACATAGCTGCCCACCAGCCCGTCTGGGGGCATCCGAACCGAATAATGAGCTTCCGGTATAAGATGTCCGTTCCGGGCACCGTCCTCGACAAGCCGGGCTCGCTGAACAATGACGAATTCGAGATCATCCGCGCGCATCCGCAAAAAGGGCACGAGCTTCTGCTGATGACCGAGGGCATCTCACCCATCGCCCTCGATGTCTGCCTGCACCATCACGAACGCGTCGACGGCACCGGCTACCCGTTCGGTCTGACCGCGGAGCAACTCTCGCTTCATGCACGCATGGGCGCGGTGTGCGACGTCTATGATGCGGTAACCTCCCGGCGCCCCTACAAGGATCCCTGGACGCCGTCCGATGCCTTGGCGAAAATGCTCGAATGGGAGGGCCATTTCGATCCCCACGTGCTCGATGCCTTCATCTCCAGCATCGGCATTTATCCTGTGGGCACACTCGTGCGCCTGCGCACCAATCGGCTCGGGATCGTCGTCGCCGGTAATGCGCGCGAACCGACCATGCCCGCCGTGCGCGCTTTCTTCTCCACGATGGAGCGCGAGTTCCTGCCGCCCGAAACCTTCATCTGCTCGGCGACCCTGAAAGGCGATGCCGCAATTGGTATCGAAAACGGCGAGGCGTGGTTCGGTCCGCGATGGCCCATTATCCAGGCGTTCGTGCTCGATAATCGCATGCCGACGGCCGATCTGATCGGGACCGGCCAAGCCAACATCGCTTCGCCGGCACTGGACCAACCGCGCGTCGCGACGGGAAATTGATCGTTCTGGGTCACAGTTGCCGCCGCGATGCCGACGGTGCCCTCATCGCTACATGCTGACGCAAATCTCTGAAGAACGGGCCTTGGCTTTGCGAGTGGCTTGCCCTCTCGAAGCCCCCCAGTTTCCGCGACTCTGCGTGACGTTTGGGGGCTCTTTCGTCTAGAGAGGGACAGAGAATGCCATGCGGCATCCGCCAGCATGGCCCGCGGGCAAAGACATGACTGATACTGATACGCGCGTTGCAAACCTGGTTGCCCAGCAACTGGGTGTCGATCCCGACAAGGTGAGGCCGGAATCCCGCTTCATGGAGGATTTGGGTGCGGACAGTCTGGATGTCGTCGAGCTTGTCATGGCGATCGAGGAAGGCTTCGATGTCCAGATACCGGACGATGATGCCGAGAAGATCGTGACGGTGAGGGATGCCGCTCTCTATATCGAAGCCGCGATGGTCTAACGCGCCTGCGGCGCCACCCACGGGATCGATGCGGCGAACCCAAGTTTCGACTTGGGTCGCCGCACGCTTCCTTTTACGCCGCCACCGCCTCTGGATCAGGTCCCTTGTGGCCCTGTCGCGAAGCCCGCAGCCGCCAGGCAAGGCTGATCAACAGCCCGCCCCCGAGCAAGGCCCAGGCGCCGATAAGCCATGCGACGGACAGGATCGAGGCGATCGGCTGCAGATAAAGCAGGACCAGTATCGCGACGCCTAGCCCGACGGTGATCGTGCCGGAAAGGGCGAGGAGCACTTCCCCGCGGATTTCCTTGCGCAGCCGAACCGCCGCGACGATCTCGAGCAAGCCGACCGCTATCGCCCAGGCAGCAACCAGAACCAGTGTCGCCAACGCGTAGCTGACGGTGAATTCCAGCGGCAAGGCTACGAAGAGGCCGGCTGCTACAAGTCCGAGCACGCCGCGCAGGACCAAGGCGATCCACCGGTCCTCCTTGTGCGCGGCGCCCTGTATCCCGGCAATCAGTGAGGCGATGCCGTCGACGCCAGCAAAAGCGGCAAACAGCATCGTGAAGGCAAAGAGTGCGCCCGCAGGGAAGAGCAGCGCCGCTATGCCCAGCGCCAGAGCCAGGACACCGCGAACCATCATCCATTTCCAGTTTTGCGCCACCAGCGGAACGCCGCGCCAGAGCGAGGTATCGTGCATGTGCCGTCCTCCTTTACTCGCGCCGCTGACCCATGAAGGTCAGCAGCAACTGGAACAGGTTGATCAGGTTGAGATAGAGCGAGAGTGCGCCAACGATGGCGAGTTTGCTTGCCTCTTCCTGCCCGGCATAGGCATAATACTCGTTCCTGAGACGCTGCGTATCCCAGGCCGTCAGGCCGGTGAACACCACGATGCCCGCGATCGAGAACAGCATCTGCAGCGTCGAGGATCCCAGAAACAGATTGACGATGCTGGCCGCCACGACAGCGAGCAGACCCACCATCACGATCGGGGCCCAACGCGACAGGTCAGCGCCGGTGGTATAGCCCCAGAGGCTCATCGCCGCGAACACCGCCGCGGCCGTAAAGAAGGCGAGTGCAATGCTCTCACCCGTGAACATTAGGAAGATGCTGGCCATCGAGATGCCCATGACGCCGGCGAAGACGAAATAGGCTGTCCGGGCCATGGCGGCCGACATCTGATGTAGGCCGAACGATAGCAGAAGTACGAAGGCCAGAGGCGCAAAGATCGCCACCCACTTTAGCGGCGTGCCGAATATGGGCTCGTACAAGGCCGGCGTGGACGCGACGCCAAACGCGACCAGACCAGTAAGGGCAAGACCAAGCGCCATGTTGCGATAGATGCCGATCATGTGGTTTCGCAGGCCGGCATCGAAGCCCCGGTCGATGGGGCTTGCCCTGCGCTGCGAAGGCATCGTCCGATTGAACAATGAATCCATAGCTCTCTCCATCGATTAAGACGACAGATCGCGCGGGCGCAGCGAGAGGCTTATAGCGAACCGCAACACCGAGCACGCCCGGTGCGCCGACCTGTCGTTCAGCGCGACAAGCCCGGCCCACGAACCGAAAAATGTGTTTCGGTTTCCGGGGTTTCAAGACCTGTGCCCCGCTCTATCCGGTCGTATAAAGGACACCCGCGAGCGAAACGCAGAACACGGACAGCCACATGAAAATCTGGCTGAAGACGTGCATTACGACGCCGACCCAGCTGTAGTGCCGCCTGAGCACGGCGGCCGATCCAACGGCGACGAAAAAGACGATCAGTGCCGACGCGGAAGGTGTGGGATCACGTGAGAGCGTTTCGTCGAACAACGGCAGCAGCCCTAACGCTGAAACGAGGAGCCACGAGAACATAAATGCCAGGTTGCCCGACAGGTCGAGGTCCTGATTTACAGGGCTGCCCCGCTTTAAGGCCGCACTTTTGATCACGGTATTGTCTCAATTGTGCGAGGTTGTCCTGAATCTGTTTCGCCGGTATATTCATGGTGACTTTGGAGGATCTCATGGGCCAGCATGCTCGGTTTGATATCGACACGTATAATCAGACGAAGAATCTGAGTGGCGGACCGGTGGTTGGGGTCGTCTATGAGGAAATCCCCTTCATTGAACCTGCGACAGATGAGCAAGGGAATGTCACGCGGTCGGGAAAGATTGCCTATCTCGTGGCGTATGCCGTAGCGGCAGTCGCACTCGGCTATTGGTTTTGGATGTAGGCGACCGCTCACTTTCTGAGCTCGGGGTCCAGGAAGAACCCTTTATTTTGTCCCTCGTTGACTTCCGACTGGACACGGGCCGCTCCTTCTAAATTCGCCGCTCTGCCCGCCTGCGCAGATGCTCGATCTCCATCTAGCGAAGCTTTACCTGATGAGATAACGGCAGCGGCTGCGCCCGGATTACCGGCACCCGGCCCAGCCGGAATGCCGCCAGCACCATGCGGATGATAAGTCGCCCTGACATCGGCTGCGGACGACACGCGGGTGCGGTGTACGTCAACAAGATCCGGCTCGTTCAGGCTTCCGCGAATTTCCTCGTAGATCGCTTCACGCTTCTCCGACATCCACCGCTGGACCATCTCATCCCGGACACTGCGCTGATGCTCGGAAAGATCCGTCGCCCAGATCTCCGGAGCGTCCAGGCCAGGATTTGCAACTTGCTGTGCGCGGTACCAGTTCGCGAGGTCCTGGCTGAGGTTCGTGCTGAGCTGCATGCCGTGGCTCTCGGCCCAGCTGGCGTCGCGGGATAGCTGCTGGGACAATTCCTCCAGCTTGCGCGCGGACTCCTGATATGAACGCGCACGGGAAAGAGCGTCTTCAGTGCTCACCGAAGCCGACGAAGTCTGCGAGGCGCGACTGAACACGCCGCTCCGGCTGTAGGTACCGTCTGAAGAACTCGCGCCGGTGCCGTTCGAATGTTCGTCGCGTACCCCACTGGAAGCGGTGTTGGAGCTATCGGTGGAATTGGTTTGTCCGGTGGAATGCTGTAGCTGATCCTGTTGTGTACCGGATTTCGAAACGGACCCACTTATGCTTGGAAGCGTGCGGCCTCCGCGACCTCCTTGCGTCCCCGCCCCGGTCCCGGTCGGGCCGCCGAGCCCCCCGCCCAGCGCTCCATTTATTTGATCCGCCGCTATGACATTCCGATCATGACCGTTCGACACCCGCTGCGACTGCCCGATCGAGGATCTGTCTTCCAGCCCCTGGGAACTGCTTCCCGTTCTCCGGTCGAACTGTTCGATCGAAGTGTTTGCCTGACGGCCGCTGCTCGAATCCCATCCCGACGACCGCTCGGTCGAGGTTCCAAATGCGCTGCGATTGGTATGGGTTGAGGTCAGAATGTCGTTTGCGGCGTTTTCATAGGCCTGCGACTGACGGTGCGCCTCGTTTGCCATTTCGCGCCATTCGGCGACGGCCCCCGACGACATTGTCGGCGTGAATGCTAGGCGCGAAATAGCGCCGCCCGTATCGAAGACCTCTTGCCCGTTGCCAAAGCCATTGATCAGCGCGCCATTGTCCTGGCGCCAACTCGTCATCGGCGCGCCGCCCATATAGCTCGGCGCCTTGGTCCACTGGTCGCTCTGCTGCATGTTGGACGTCGAATTCGCCCAGCTGACATTCCCATAGGAATAGTTGCCCGTCGTCTGTTCGAGGGCAGCGGCTTCGGCGGCGTTCTGTGCGGGCGCGAGCATGGACATGGACTGGCCGGCGATAGACATCGCGCCGCGTGCCAGTCCGGCCGCGAGGAAAGGGACGGACATCAGCATGAATCCTGCGATCGTCGCAGTCTCACCGTTCACGGCGCCGATGCCCGCGAACGTGCCAAGCGTAACGCCGCCCGAGGCGATGCCGGTCGCTGCGGTCTCGGCGCGCGTCATGCAGATCATATGCAAGATCACGTAAAGCGGGCCCCAGGCAGCCAGGTAGAAGAAGCCGACAGCGTAGCCCTTGAGCGCGCTCAGCCCGGTTTGCGGCATGAGGAAGAGCGGGAAGATGACCGGGAACATCGCAAAGAACACAACTGTCAGAACGATGTTGAGGATGGGCACCCAGGCCATCGCCTGTTGCGCAATCGAATTGTAGGTATTGCGGGCCTGTACGTCGGCACGGGTCTGCGCGAACGTGTCGATCGCCGCCGCCCCCGTGCCACCCGCCATGGAGTT
Coding sequences within it:
- a CDS encoding acyl-CoA thioesterase, whose product is MTTAILHAFEIGIDPSDIDFMGHVNNASYLKWVQDAVLDHWRSLAPREAVAAHLWVALKHEITYRRPTFLDDRVIAAVLLEKVQGARAFYDTVIRRGEEVLAEVKSSWCCIDAATLRPARLAREVIQHFFTADPPGAAA
- a CDS encoding HD-GYP domain-containing protein — its product is MSVPGTVLDKPGSLNNDEFEIIRAHPQKGHELLLMTEGISPIALDVCLHHHERVDGTGYPFGLTAEQLSLHARMGAVCDVYDAVTSRRPYKDPWTPSDALAKMLEWEGHFDPHVLDAFISSIGIYPVGTLVRLRTNRLGIVVAGNAREPTMPAVRAFFSTMEREFLPPETFICSATLKGDAAIGIENGEAWFGPRWPIIQAFVLDNRMPTADLIGTGQANIASPALDQPRVATGN
- the acpP gene encoding acyl carrier protein, translating into MTDTDTRVANLVAQQLGVDPDKVRPESRFMEDLGADSLDVVELVMAIEEGFDVQIPDDDAEKIVTVRDAALYIEAAMV
- a CDS encoding HdeD family acid-resistance protein, which produces MHDTSLWRGVPLVAQNWKWMMVRGVLALALGIAALLFPAGALFAFTMLFAAFAGVDGIASLIAGIQGAAHKEDRWIALVLRGVLGLVAAGLFVALPLEFTVSYALATLVLVAAWAIAVGLLEIVAAVRLRKEIRGEVLLALSGTITVGLGVAILVLLYLQPIASILSVAWLIGAWALLGGGLLISLAWRLRASRQGHKGPDPEAVAA
- a CDS encoding Bax inhibitor-1/YccA family protein; protein product: MPSQRRASPIDRGFDAGLRNHMIGIYRNMALGLALTGLVAFGVASTPALYEPIFGTPLKWVAIFAPLAFVLLLSFGLHQMSAAMARTAYFVFAGVMGISMASIFLMFTGESIALAFFTAAAVFAAMSLWGYTTGADLSRWAPIVMVGLLAVVAASIVNLFLGSSTLQMLFSIAGIVVFTGLTAWDTQRLRNEYYAYAGQEEASKLAIVGALSLYLNLINLFQLLLTFMGQRRE
- a CDS encoding conjugal transfer protein TraG N-terminal domain-containing protein, coding for MLEVFTVGGGEYLVNTFNAVAAWSGGGGYRALLRVVMVMGLIYSLLVVAFTLNYKAWMNWFLQATAIYLCLMVPTVDIKVTDRVNPSLAPATIDNVPLGLGVLASFTTQIGDWMTRTAETVFVMPGELNYTTNGMVYGARLFDATRNFVIRDAEFATNLEKHFKNCVFGDVMLNQKSLTELSKAQDLWAAIGPGSEARSQEWLEKDGSGAVTSYIVTCRQAYEGLSGQWANMIEANTPIWAKEVYPKLSNALAADKLKHDVPIVNQAFTGSGSSYADYMRQNTAINAFMQARNSMAGGTGAAAIDTFAQTRADVQARNTYNSIAQQAMAWVPILNIVLTVVFFAMFPVIFPLFLMPQTGLSALKGYAVGFFYLAAWGPLYVILHMICMTRAETAATGIASGGVTLGTFAGIGAVNGETATIAGFMLMSVPFLAAGLARGAMSIAGQSMSMLAPAQNAAEAAALEQTTGNYSYGNVSWANSTSNMQQSDQWTKAPSYMGGAPMTSWRQDNGALINGFGNGQEVFDTGGAISRLAFTPTMSSGAVAEWREMANEAHRQSQAYENAANDILTSTHTNRSAFGTSTERSSGWDSSSGRQANTSIEQFDRRTGSSSQGLEDRSSIGQSQRVSNGHDRNVIAADQINGALGGGLGGPTGTGAGTQGGRGGRTLPSISGSVSKSGTQQDQLQHSTGQTNSTDSSNTASSGVRDEHSNGTGASSSDGTYSRSGVFSRASQTSSASVSTEDALSRARSYQESARKLEELSQQLSRDASWAESHGMQLSTNLSQDLANWYRAQQVANPGLDAPEIWATDLSEHQRSVRDEMVQRWMSEKREAIYEEIRGSLNEPDLVDVHRTRVSSAADVRATYHPHGAGGIPAGPGAGNPGAAAAVISSGKASLDGDRASAQAGRAANLEGAARVQSEVNEGQNKGFFLDPELRK